One Chrysemys picta bellii isolate R12L10 unplaced genomic scaffold, ASM1138683v2 scaf4103, whole genome shotgun sequence genomic window carries:
- the LOC135980538 gene encoding voltage-dependent L-type calcium channel subunit alpha-1S-like, with product MVPLLHIALLVLFMIIIYAIVGQELFKGKLHKTCYYIGTDIIAKGEMEKPSPCTTTGHGYHCTLNGTECRSGWPGPNNGIPHFDNFGFAMLTVYQCITMEGWTEVLYWVGEGLSPLAAREETPAHSLNKNMVLSGLGWPGFPNGGDPSGAASPADSAATG from the exons ATGGTGCCCCTGCTCCACATCGCCCTACTGGTCCTCTTCATGATCATCATCTACGCCATCGTCGGGCAGGAGCTGTTCAAGGGAAAGTTGCACAAGACTTGCTACTACATCGGGACAG ATATCATTGCcaaaggggaaatggagaagcCATCCCCGTGCACCACCACCGGCCACGGGTATCACTGCACCCTCAACGGCACtgagtgcaggagtgggtggccaGGGCCCAACAACGGCATCCCCCATTTTGATAATTTTGGCTTCGCCATGCTGACTGTGTACCAGTGCATCACCATGGAGGGCTGGACGGAAGTCCTCTACTGGGTAGGTGAAGGCCTGAGCCCGCTGGCTGCGAGGGAGGAGACGCCGGCACACTCTTTGAACAAGAACATGGTACTAAGCGGGTTGGGCTGGCCAGGCTTCCCAAATGGTGGGGATCCTTCCGGGGCAGCGAGCCCCGCAGACTCTGCAGCTACTGGATGA